A segment of the Gossypium hirsutum isolate 1008001.06 chromosome D10, Gossypium_hirsutum_v2.1, whole genome shotgun sequence genome:
TTCTTTATGGGAAATCCGAAATGGCCACTCTCAAAGACTCATCTAACCTACAACTTTCGGTCCAGTGTCGATGTCTACCTTGCTGAAGACATAAGGTCTGTTTGTTTCCGAGCTTTTGAACGGTGGGCAAATGTGAGCCACTTTACTTTCGAGGAAATACCGGAAGACTACATCGCTGATATCGAAATTGGCTTCCATAGTGGCGATCATGGAGATGGCTACCCCTTCGATGGTCCACAAGGGACTCTGGCTCATGCAAGTCCACCAACTGGTGGGAAGTTACACTATGATGCTGATGAAAATTGGAGCACTAGCCCTGGTCCTGATGATATTGACTTGGAATCTGTCACCGTGCACGAAATTGGCCATCTTCTCGGGCTGCAACACAGCTTGGTCCCTGATGCAGTCATGTATGCATACTTCGACTCTGGTATTACGAAGAGGAGGTTAAACAGGGATGACGTTCACGGTATTCGTGCCTTGTATGACTGAAAAAACACTACATAATAGCTATGAATGTCCGCATATCATCTACATTATCTTAGCTGGGTTCATATGTTCCACATTTTCTGTTCAATCAGAACATTTGTAAGCATCAATTTGGTTGATCAATGAAGATTAAACACCAATAAAAATTGATACTTACAAGCAGCTTCAAAGTGCAGAAGACATGGATTTTACATGAAACCCTTAATGAGGCAGCTAATAAACGAGAAGTAGttgattttgtttcatttttttcctaTAAGCTGTGGAAACCTACCATTGGGCATGAAATTCTCCTCATTCATGGCAACCGATTATGATCCTACTAGAACGATCTCTAACTCCCAAATTAtagcttaaaattttaaaagttaaaatatgctatacctttttatgtacttttaaaattttataatagtcTTTCCACTTTTTATATTAAAAGATTTGACTTTAGGTGACACtatcattaatattttaaatgaaacaaataagataaaaaaaacgcGAATAAGATGTGAATATATCTAAACGGTAAAGGGATGACAAATTCTTGCCAACCAAATATCGACTGCCATTTTATTATTCTTCTGTCAGATATACCGGCATATAGTCCTTCACCTTTATAATAAAAGGCAATACTTTTTGGTCCAACAAACGTGCTTAAGATTAATTTGAGtatagtttttgaaaaaaatacaatCGTCACCATCAATCCATCAATTACTTTAGTGAAATTGATCTGAGTATAATTTTCAAACACTAAATCACCATCACTATTAGATGATGACATGAAAACAAAGATgttaaaagaaaacaatttttttcatcatggTTGATTGAAG
Coding sequences within it:
- the LOC107915776 gene encoding metalloendoproteinase 5-MMP is translated as MASQTSSLMLVLFVLLHMVLCTVESKPTTEIFRRLVGCRKGHTVQGVYELKQFVKKLGYLNYDGGKHGKDNEFDDDLEAAIKAYQVNYQLNTTGILDDDTLKQMMKPRCGIADMIIHGDKNSKSFYRIGASQYEFFMGNPKWPLSKTHLTYNFRSSVDVYLAEDIRSVCFRAFERWANVSHFTFEEIPEDYIADIEIGFHSGDHGDGYPFDGPQGTLAHASPPTGGKLHYDADENWSTSPGPDDIDLESVTVHEIGHLLGLQHSLVPDAVMYAYFDSGITKRRLNRDDVHGIRALYD